DNA from Xiphias gladius isolate SHS-SW01 ecotype Sanya breed wild chromosome 9, ASM1685928v1, whole genome shotgun sequence:
ttattttctcttaaaGAAAGTAATCTTAGTTAATTCCCAATGAATGTATTATTTTGGAGTGTATTATGATCACCACGTAATACCTCCTGCAGGAGCCTATTAGGGTGACTTCCCTAACTCATGTAATGTCATATCATAAACTGAGGTagtatttaaaaagaaaaaaaaaaaaaaagaaaaaatgtaaactctTAGTGTCAATGAACAACAGTATAATCTGAACAGGAACAACTTGCTGGTTGTGCTGATAAACTGGACCATTGGTGGGGACATTAGCCATTATCTGTCCCAGATGAATGGCTGGGGAACTGCTGGTGATCAATGCAAACCATTTTGTCCAACGTTAAGGCCAAGAGGGTGTTGTGACAGTCTCTGGTCTAGttgctgtctctgtgtccaGCTAAAGCCTGCCCAACAGGCAGGTTTTCATGGAGGTACTTCATGGTGCCATGCTCAGAGAAGTCAGCTGCTGTGTGCCCGTCACCTCTCAGGACCCACTTGGTGGTGAGCAGCCCGTCCAGGCCCACAGGGCCTCGGGCATGGATACGTGACGTGCTAATACCAACCTCTGCTCCTAAAGACAAAGCcatagacagagaaagaaagaaaaagtgagaagggtaaacaaaaaacaagggtgCAGAAAAAGCGTGCAGTTGTcttgagaaaacaaatgaatatgaGTAAGAATATGTGGCTGTTGGGAAAAGGAGACAAAGCGAAAGAAGCAACAAAAGGACAGATGATATGGTAATAAGACCACCACATACCCAGTCCAAAGCGGTAGCCATCAGCGAAACGTGAGCTGGCGTTCCAGAAAACACAGGCACtgtccagctgctgcaggaacTGCTCCGCTGTGTCCTCTGTAagagaaaaacagtttattGGTGCTACTAGTGAACAAACTTGTATCTCTGATCTAACAGCCTTTCAGGCATTAACGTGAAGTATGTGACAATGACAGTTATTTTGGTTATGCCATAGGCACTGAATACCTCTGTCAATGTTATTTTAGGAGACACCCAGTGCTACAAAATCCTGTGAACCGTGAACatccactcaaaaaaaaaaaaaaaaacaacaatctgcaAGGCCTTTCTATCATCTTGTCGCCAACTGCTCTCTCATGGGGGAGTGTTGGGActttgtaaatataactgtaaagagtacggtctagacctgctctataagtgccctgagataacccgTTATGATTTGgcgttacaaaaaaaaaatattgaaatgaactgaactgaatctTGGACTGGATGACGTGGCCAAGACTAAGAAATCCATGAGGTGACTCTCAGTGACTCTAAAATCAAGTACACCAGTTTGTATGTAAATTCTTATACAAATATTGTATGAGTGAATAAACTCAGGCTCCAATTTCTGCACAAAAAGCCAGGGAGGATTTTTCCCCTGATGACTTCAAAGATCAAGAATCCACCAATCTACAATATGTGTTTCATCTATTCACTATCCACCTACATATTTtatcagtatactgtatatatctattTTATAACCTGGATATCTTTTGTccactatctatctatctatctatctatcataaCTCTCAGTGGTCAACTTTGAGGTTAGCcaacactgaaacaattaaaaacattttaattcattgaGGTACCTTGTGTGGTCACTAGATGGCAGCAGTACATCCTCCACTGCAGGTGAGAATAATCCTCAATGTAGAGACGTGCGCAGCACACTTTctcatgtatttttcaaatgctGTTCACCGTTGTTTTTTCTAATGACTAATAttctgtgtatctgtatgtttgCCTTAAATGAGCTATTTGTACCTCGGTCTTTCCATgcatttttgttattatgtaCAGGATCTTTTTCCTTAGAATGGTTCTGCTTGTTGCGGTTTATTCATGTTATGAATGCTGCTGTTTATGTgaacaaaaagtaaattataaacaaaaaaaaaaacaaaaaaagatttcatgACATTCCTAAAacttgtttgacaaatgaacaaTTCATAAAAATGGCAACTTTTAGTCTTTACTGTCCACATAGCAAATATGGCCATAgcctttataaaaaaaaataaaaattaaaaaaaaaacaggaaatactcTGCACACTACATTCACAAGTGTAAGAAGAACTGTCAGAAAAACCCATCTGaagaagacaagacaagactGACCAAGACTGAAAAGACTATTTAGTAAAATAAGATGAGACTAAAATTATGGGAGACTGTATCTTTCCTGAATGGATTTATGCCAGTTTAAAATGCACAACTTTAATGCAAAGCAGAATTATCAAAACAACTACTAGCACCAACACATTGGGCCACATACCATTTTCTGTGATGATTACATCTGTGTGGGAGCTGCCATACTTGTGGATATGGTCCACAGCCTCTTGCATGCTGTCCACAACCTCCATACAGCACTCCAGGTCACCGTACTCTGTCCGCAAGGACTTGGCCTCTGATGGGCTGAATGTCAGGTAGGAGGCAAATCGAGGGCCTGCATGAATCTTCACctagtgggggaaaaaaaaaaaaaaaaaacacctcatgaacaaaaataattaaaagaacatttaaaaatttgtgAGTTGTTGTACTATTGTAAATGCATTTGGTGCTTTACCCGTTCAGTGCGCAGCATGTCAATGATCTGATCAAAAAGTGGGGTCCTCAGGATGTCTCTGTGAATCAGCAGAGTCTCCATAGCATTACATGCAGCCGGGTAGTCACACTTTGAGTCTCTGACTGGAATGGGAAAAGATCAGTAAATTACTGACATGTTCATTGATGGTTGTAATCTAACACGTCTGGTAAAAATGTACACATGAACTTCCTATAAAATCGGCAGGGAGATTTGCATTTGCTGACCAATCTTGATAACTTTGTCGACGCTGGCGTCTGTATCGACGTAGACGTGACAGATCCCCTCGCTGTGACCGAGCACCGGGATGCCCTTGGCGGCTCGCTGAATGTCCCTCACAAGCTGGGATGAGCCTCGAGGGATAATCAAGTCGATCATCTTGTCCAGTCGGCATAgatcctccacctcctcccgAGTGCTCACctagaaacaaaaacaggtttGTGAATCACAGCAGATAGAAGTGTAGCAGATACTTCTACATGCTGTGAGTCACAACTTATTGATAAATTATTCATCAAGAATAGAAATGCACAAACCAGGTTCTCTAAGGCTGATTTCTTATCGACTGATTAGAAATCCGCCTGGTCTGCATGCTTTTTCGAGCAGACCTCTgagtttctctctgtccatgAAATGGGCAACATAAAGTTTGTAGTGTCTCATAACAAATGTGCAGGAAACCACATTTACCAGTTGTACAGCCTCTCTGACTCCGTGCATGGAAAGGGCCCCCTGGGTGAGCTGGTGGAGAACATGGTTTGTGTTGGCTGCCTCCTTGCCACCCTTCAGAAGGAGGGCATTACCACTGGCTATGGCCAATGCTGACACCTggataaaaaacacacagggtCTGTGATACTACTGCTTTCATTTCAAGAAAGTCTTGGGAAAAAAGTTTTGCACGCATACCTATATTTGAGAAGTCATTAAGagaaatatattgtatatattataaaGTTTCAAACGCAAGTGTTTTCGTTGTGACATAAAAATTAATGTTGTTTGCATCTGCCAAAactataaataactaaaaatatacATCTacaaaaattaatacaaaactGCCAGGAGTGTTTGTGCTATGGCAGATCTCTCTGGATACCTGTGGCAAGCAGTCAGGTCTGGCCTCAAAGATGACCAGAAGAACTCCGATGGGCACAGTGATCTGCTCCAGCTCCAGGTTGTGAGCCACCCTGGTCCTGCGCAGCACGCGACCCACGCTGTCCTGGGCTGCCACAGCTATCTGGCGCAGACCTATGGCCAAGCTGTTTAGTTTGGCCGGTGACAGACTCAGACGCTTAAGCATGGCTGGTGGCAAATGGCctatggagggagggagagcaggatTACACGTTACTATCAGGTAATATAGGATCAAACTCTTATTGACTGAGGCCATCCATTTGGAGGGAAAGTTATTAAGTCATCCTCTGGTGAAGACCtatggatttttaaatttttttttttttttttttacaaagtcatCTCTTGATAAGTTTATGTTGCAATTTGAAGGCAACAATGAAAGTTATAGTCAAGTCCTTCCTGCCAGAGAAGAGCCATTAGCCATGTTTTATGGCTAAAACAGTGCCACAAACGTTCCCTAAGTGCTGGCTTCTACACTTCTACATCCgctctaaaacacacaaattgaGTGGGTGGCGCGCTCTGCTACCTGCATTAACAGCCAGGTCCATGTCCATCTTGTTGGCAGCCAGaatctcttccttcctttcagTCAACAGCTCTGCTAAATGGCAGATGATCTCACTCCTCTGAGAACAGTCGACCAAATACAGGCAGGATGAGCAAATAGCACATCTATCCACAAGGGGTCAGAGTTTTTCTATATCTGATAAAAGGTAGGCTGAGGACAAACTATAGTATAAGGGTTTAtaacatatttaaacatttttatgtataaacTGAAACCCTTAAAAGTAATGTTTACTGATCTAATAATATTAACTGAACCACAATGGACTTTTGCTTTCAATTCAAACAATGTGTCACCTGGTCTGGGTGAAGAGATGCCAGGGTTCTTCCAGAGTTACGAGCCAATTCTGTCTGCTGCTCCACAGTTGGGCCTGGTGAGGAGTCAGGTTAGAGGGCAGACTTCAGTCAAAGAATTAAGCTACAGAAGCTGCAGCTTTACTAGGGTTGCAATAATACTGACATACTGAGGTCGAGTGAGAGAGTCCATTCAGCCCAGGCAAACTCACCTGCAGGTTTGATCTCCGAGAAGAAAGTTCCCACCTTTTTCCCCTCCACAATGTCAGTGATGACATGACCTGTTACTTTGGGGTGGGTTCCGTTTGCGATGACCACTGAAGTGCCACCTTGCAGCGCCCACAGCGCAGCCTTAACCTGCAGACAAACAcggacagaaacacacaggttCAATTTTAAGGGCCCCTTTAAAACCTCTGCTTGCAGTATGTTTAAAAAGGATACGTTACAATctcaatttaaatgtaaaaccttACTTTATATTACACAAAgagacaatatttttatgtttatttgttttctcactgTGAACACAGGCAACTATCCCAAAATGTCACAGCAGCCTATAGCTAACTTCATATGGTTCAGCAATACAACAATGGTTATCTCCTGGTTATCAGGAGGTGCAAAGTGACACTGCACAGAATGGTTCCAGATGACGTAAAGTAAACCAACATTTCCAATATTCTATTTCTCTTCCAAGTACTTATATTGCTCTTATTTCATCATGTGTGCAGATGACCCTGATAAAGGCCCAAAACGTGTTTGTCTCACAATTAAGTTGTTCTCTTGTAGCGTACAAGAGCTGTCAAGACTAGAGTCGTGCCGGAGAGCCTTACTCATGATCATCTATGCTCACAGGAATTTTGCAAATAAGTCCCTGGCATTTGCACTGCTGATCTTTACTTGATTATAGctcagaaaaattaaatttactattaattaatttaaattttaacatctCTCATTTGGAATtgagttctctctctctctaaacatgaaaagaaaactgaagtaGAGAAAAATCCATAGTACAAAAGGCTGTTCCCTTTGCCCACGTGAGGAGTGTCTACTAAGATAAGATTTTTTACTTGAACATagacaaacattttaacagaCTGATTATGGATCGTCAACATACTTTGGCCTCCATGCCTCCAATCCCAACTCTGGACTTTGTACCGTAGGTGATGGACTGCTGGTCTCCAGGGTAAAAGATGTCAATGAGCTTGGCGTCATCTGTTCCAGGGGGGCTGTTGTACAGTCCTGAGAAATCAACAGTTCTTATGCAACTCATTTGTTCATACATGGGACATACATGTCCGGCATAACACACACTTGGGTcccttcagttttctttcagaatataaaataaaagttgctGGGTCTcagctatttatttttttatttatttaaaggaaaaaagacttCCTTGTACCAGAGTGGTCTAACGTTTACTCTGtcaagaaaataagaaaatctgCTTATAAATCTACAGAACTGATGCCGACTGAATCCACAGCCATGACATGTGCACGTGCACAAGAACACCTTGTGTCAACCCCATCAGCATCACTTTCAAACATCAGGGCAGAAGGTCTGTGTTTGCCTCTCTCATATGACTCTTAGTTGACCctgaaaaggctgttttttttccccccggtGAAGACAAGGGCAGATGGTGGTTGTTACCTAACAGCTGATCCGGACCATTATTGTGATAACACACATACCTTCCACGTCAGAAAGCGCGATGAGCAGGTCAGCCTTCATCTCGACAGCTAGCCTCGCCGCCAGACTGTCATTGTCCTTAATGCTGATCACCTATGGAACCAGAGAGTTGCTGATGTGAGCTCCTAAAGACAGAAAACCACTGGCAGAAAGTCATCTGCCAATTTACGCATCTGAGTCTTTTTAAGGGCTGGAGAGGCAAGctgataaatagaaaaaaaaaaaaaataccttaacGCTTACGTAGTGTTAAAAACTGCTACATTTACTTCTATTAGTGAGCTGTCAGGGAAAATTTTCAAACTCAAATTATCAACAGCCCTTAGGGCCAACTTTGCATTCCAATCTGAATTTTTTCTAGATGATAAAGTAAATTACTAAGACAAAACAACCGCATTAAGTCCATTTGAGTCCtcaaaataattatatatacacCACCTATGTTAAGCATAATTTAAGTAGGCCCAAAATTACTTGCCGaccatttttagattttttttttttgttttgttttttttaccaattcACCAACAAGCCACACCAAAAATAATCTATTTTAGCAGTGTGAcgaaaatatttgatttttaaaaagtgagaatACTGGCGgtatgtaaacaaaataatcagtgaCAGAGAGTGAGGTGCAATTATCTCCAAGAAAAGAGGTGTTAgttatttttgcttgagaaCAGGAAAAGGAGACGTCTACCTACAGAAGTTAGTCCCGGTCCCCTCTGACAGGACCCCCCTGGCCAGTGACTGCATGCACCTGACTTAATGCTTGAGGGCGGAGCAGATGAGGTGAAGCAGGGTGGCAGAGGTCTTTCAGCACATCGTGTGGATGGTAGAAAATACCGCAGCTAAGGAACGCCGCGTGTCTATACTATATAAACACCGTCTCTGCAAAGCCCTTCAGCACCCCTGCTGCCACCGCTACCCTCACCACCAGCAGCGTCACTCCCATGCTCTCTGTACCCACATTTACCCCCTGCAGGTCGCTGTTGGGCTCCGGCGGGGGCACCACAGCATCGTTGGTGTTGATGATGGGCACGATGTTCATGCGCAGCAGCTCCTGCAGTGTGCTGTTCAGGTTCTGCCTCTTTTGGTCATCGTGGAAATCCAGATTTGTTACCAGGACCTGACAGcacaggagggaggagagagcagagaattAAAGAAcaatgagtgagagagaaagattaaaaGATGTTACTCTGCATGAAATACATACGCGTCTGTAGCATttcaaagtgatttttttttgccatgaagTAAATGTAAGTACCTGTGCGGTGCAAGTG
Protein-coding regions in this window:
- the aldh18a1 gene encoding delta-1-pyrroline-5-carboxylate synthase isoform X1; this encodes MLLQRLALSRTALDSQRHACRLLTRPLTRAPQDRAHGSSFAHRGELRQAKRIVVKLGSAVVTRGDECGLALGRLASIVEQVAMLQNQGREMMIVTSGAVAFGKQRLRHEILLSQSVRQALHSGHSQLKDMSLPLLEARACAAAGQSGLMALYEAMFTQYSTCTAQVLVTNLDFHDDQKRQNLNSTLQELLRMNIVPIINTNDAVVPPPEPNSDLQGVNVISIKDNDSLAARLAVEMKADLLIALSDVEGLYNSPPGTDDAKLIDIFYPGDQQSITYGTKSRVGIGGMEAKVKAALWALQGGTSVVIANGTHPKVTGHVITDIVEGKKVGTFFSEIKPAGPTVEQQTELARNSGRTLASLHPDQRSEIICHLAELLTERKEEILAANKMDMDLAVNAGHLPPAMLKRLSLSPAKLNSLAIGLRQIAVAAQDSVGRVLRRTRVAHNLELEQITVPIGVLLVIFEARPDCLPQVSALAIASGNALLLKGGKEAANTNHVLHQLTQGALSMHGVREAVQLVSTREEVEDLCRLDKMIDLIIPRGSSQLVRDIQRAAKGIPVLGHSEGICHVYVDTDASVDKVIKIVRDSKCDYPAACNAMETLLIHRDILRTPLFDQIIDMLRTERVKIHAGPRFASYLTFSPSEAKSLRTEYGDLECCMEVVDSMQEAVDHIHKYGSSHTDVIITENEDTAEQFLQQLDSACVFWNASSRFADGYRFGLGAEVGISTSRIHARGPVGLDGLLTTKWVLRGDGHTAADFSEHGTMKYLHENLPVGQALAGHRDSN
- the aldh18a1 gene encoding delta-1-pyrroline-5-carboxylate synthase isoform X2; this translates as MLLQRLALSRTALDSQRHACRLLTRPLTRAPQDRAHGSSFAHRGELRQAKRIVVKLGSAVVTRGDECGLALGRLASIVEQVAMLQNQGREMMIVTSGAVAFGKQRLRHEILLSQSVRQALHSGHSQLKDMSLPLLEARACAAAGQSGLMALYEAMFTQYSTCTAQVLVTNLDFHDDQKRQNLNSTLQELLRMNIVPIINTNDAVVPPPEPNSDLQGVISIKDNDSLAARLAVEMKADLLIALSDVEGLYNSPPGTDDAKLIDIFYPGDQQSITYGTKSRVGIGGMEAKVKAALWALQGGTSVVIANGTHPKVTGHVITDIVEGKKVGTFFSEIKPAGPTVEQQTELARNSGRTLASLHPDQRSEIICHLAELLTERKEEILAANKMDMDLAVNAGHLPPAMLKRLSLSPAKLNSLAIGLRQIAVAAQDSVGRVLRRTRVAHNLELEQITVPIGVLLVIFEARPDCLPQVSALAIASGNALLLKGGKEAANTNHVLHQLTQGALSMHGVREAVQLVSTREEVEDLCRLDKMIDLIIPRGSSQLVRDIQRAAKGIPVLGHSEGICHVYVDTDASVDKVIKIVRDSKCDYPAACNAMETLLIHRDILRTPLFDQIIDMLRTERVKIHAGPRFASYLTFSPSEAKSLRTEYGDLECCMEVVDSMQEAVDHIHKYGSSHTDVIITENEDTAEQFLQQLDSACVFWNASSRFADGYRFGLGAEVGISTSRIHARGPVGLDGLLTTKWVLRGDGHTAADFSEHGTMKYLHENLPVGQALAGHRDSN